In Stigmatella aurantiaca, one DNA window encodes the following:
- a CDS encoding MFS transporter, which yields MMALAVPDVRQRLRSIFGGSVGNLIEWYDFYIYSAFSLYFAKAFFPSGNPIVEQLNTAGVFALGFLVRPLGGWALGLYADLRGRRAALTLSVTLMCLGSLVIALCPTYAQVGVAAPGVLVLARLLQGLSLGGEYGTSATYLSEVATSRHRGFYSSFQYVTLIMGQLLATLTLLLLQRLVLTHEQLEAWGWRIPFVCGAALAVFGFYMRRNMVETEAFQAEAAKHPVRNPMRELLGHPREIALVVGLTLGGTLAFYTYTVYMQKFLVNSVGLTRDQATLISVASLFFYMLLQPVFGLLSDQVGRKPVLLWFGVMGTLCTVPLLTALTRTRDAFTAFLLVMGALVIVSGYTSINAVVKAELFPANIRALGVGLPYALTVSLFGGTAEYLGTWLKLEGHETWFFWYVTACILCSLLVYLFMRDTQREHRFG from the coding sequence ATGATGGCCCTTGCGGTGCCCGATGTGCGTCAGCGGCTGCGCTCCATCTTCGGCGGCTCGGTGGGCAACCTCATCGAGTGGTACGACTTCTACATCTACTCGGCCTTCTCGCTGTACTTCGCCAAGGCGTTCTTCCCCAGCGGCAACCCCATCGTCGAGCAGCTCAACACCGCGGGGGTGTTCGCCCTGGGCTTCCTGGTGCGCCCCCTGGGCGGGTGGGCCCTGGGGCTCTACGCGGACCTCCGGGGACGACGCGCCGCGTTGACGCTGTCCGTCACGTTGATGTGCCTGGGCTCGCTCGTCATCGCGCTCTGCCCCACCTATGCGCAGGTGGGCGTGGCGGCGCCGGGGGTGCTGGTGCTGGCGCGGCTGCTGCAGGGGCTCTCGCTGGGCGGGGAGTACGGCACCAGCGCGACGTACCTGAGCGAGGTGGCCACCTCACGCCACCGCGGCTTCTACAGCTCCTTCCAGTACGTCACGCTCATCATGGGCCAGTTGCTGGCCACGCTGACGTTGCTGCTGCTCCAGCGCCTGGTGCTCACCCACGAGCAGCTCGAGGCCTGGGGGTGGCGCATCCCGTTCGTGTGCGGGGCGGCCCTGGCAGTCTTCGGCTTCTACATGCGCAGGAACATGGTGGAGACGGAGGCGTTCCAGGCGGAGGCGGCGAAGCACCCGGTGCGCAACCCCATGCGGGAGCTGCTGGGCCACCCCCGGGAGATCGCCCTGGTGGTGGGGCTCACCCTGGGCGGCACCCTCGCCTTCTACACGTACACCGTCTACATGCAGAAGTTCCTGGTGAACTCGGTGGGGCTCACACGGGACCAGGCCACGCTCATCTCGGTGGCGTCGCTGTTCTTCTACATGCTGTTGCAGCCGGTGTTCGGCCTGCTGTCCGACCAGGTGGGCCGCAAGCCGGTGCTGCTGTGGTTCGGGGTGATGGGCACGCTGTGCACGGTGCCCCTGCTGACGGCGCTGACGCGCACGCGGGATGCGTTCACGGCGTTCCTGCTGGTGATGGGGGCGCTGGTCATCGTCTCGGGCTACACGTCCATCAACGCCGTGGTGAAGGCGGAGCTGTTCCCGGCGAACATCCGCGCCCTGGGCGTGGGGCTGCCCTACGCGCTGACGGTCTCCCTGTTCGGAGGAACGGCCGAGTACCTGGGCACCTGGCTGAAGCTGGAGGGCCATGAGACGTGGTTCTTCTGGTACGTCACCGCCTGCATCCTGTGCTCGCTGCTCGTCTACCTGTTCATGCGGGACACGCAGCGGGAGCACCGGTTCGGCTGA
- a CDS encoding Hsp20/alpha crystallin family protein, protein MANLSVRRGEGSNVQRTREWDPFQQMQELMNWDPFEQLASHPWFAGRQGQAPFVPAFEVKETKDAYVFKADLPGVDEKDIEVTLTGDRLSVSGKRESEKREEGERFYAYERSFGAFSRAFTLPEGVNGDNVQAQLKNGVLTLTLPKRPEVQPKRIQVASSAVEPKDSIKS, encoded by the coding sequence ATGGCCAATCTGTCTGTTCGTCGTGGAGAAGGAAGCAACGTGCAGCGCACCCGTGAGTGGGATCCCTTTCAGCAGATGCAAGAGCTGATGAATTGGGATCCGTTCGAGCAACTGGCGAGCCACCCCTGGTTTGCCGGCCGCCAGGGCCAGGCGCCCTTCGTCCCGGCGTTCGAGGTGAAGGAGACCAAGGACGCCTACGTCTTCAAGGCGGACCTTCCGGGCGTGGACGAGAAGGACATCGAGGTGACGCTCACGGGAGACCGGCTCTCGGTGAGTGGCAAGCGCGAGAGCGAGAAGCGCGAGGAGGGCGAGCGGTTCTACGCCTATGAGCGCAGCTTCGGAGCGTTCAGCCGCGCCTTCACGCTCCCCGAGGGCGTGAACGGGGACAACGTCCAGGCCCAGCTGAAGAATGGGGTCCTGACGCTCACCCTGCCCAAGCGCCCCGAGGTGCAGCCCAAGCGCATCCAGGTGGCCAGCAGCGCGGTGGAGCCGAAGGACAGCATCAAGTCCTAA
- a CDS encoding response regulator: MLILVVEKDPHVRELEAHFLAQAGYSVEFVMDGLSAMDQAQRLLPDIIITEILVPKLDGLALCRQLKATAQTRHISILIFSILAASGRAKEAGADAFLMKPLAENRLITTVRSLLEHRSRSLAETP, translated from the coding sequence ATGCTGATTCTCGTGGTGGAGAAGGATCCCCACGTGCGCGAGTTGGAGGCGCACTTCCTCGCGCAGGCCGGTTACTCCGTTGAATTCGTCATGGATGGCCTGTCCGCGATGGATCAGGCCCAGCGCCTGCTGCCTGACATCATCATCACCGAGATTCTCGTCCCCAAGCTGGATGGGCTGGCGCTCTGCCGTCAGCTGAAAGCCACCGCCCAGACCCGCCACATCTCCATCCTCATCTTCAGCATCCTGGCGGCCAGTGGCCGCGCCAAGGAGGCCGGCGCGGATGCCTTCCTCATGAAGCCCCTCGCCGAAAACCGGTTGATCACGACCGTGAGGAGCTTGCTGGAGCACCGTTCCCGTTCTCTCGCCGAGACTCCATGA
- a CDS encoding epoxide hydrolase family protein produces the protein MSKTLTEKVGQALGLGDAHPITPFQASIPQSALTDLKQRLDLTRWPDPETVEDWSQGVPLKKLQALVEYWRTGYDWRRAEARLNSFPNYRTPIDGLDIHFIHVRSQHENALPLLLTHGWPGSVFEFFKSIPLLTDPTAHGGQAEDAFHLIIPSLPGYGFSGKPTKTGWNMARTAKAWAELMHRLGYTHWVAQGGDWGAGVSTALAHLKPKGLAGIHLNMPFAVPEKLPPENPTAEEKRAMAQLHAFDTDGSGYFRQQTTRPQTVGYGLADSPAGQAAWIYEKFQMWTDNSGEPESVLSQDEMLDTITLYWLTDTAASSARMYWENAGATFSGGKLDLPVGASIFPKEIFRLPKRWAEQSYSKLIYWNEAEKGGHFAAFEQPEIFVRELRACFRQLRAP, from the coding sequence ATGTCGAAGACGCTCACAGAGAAGGTTGGACAGGCCCTGGGCCTGGGCGATGCGCACCCTATCACCCCCTTCCAGGCCTCCATCCCCCAGAGCGCCCTGACGGATCTGAAGCAGCGCCTGGACCTGACGCGCTGGCCCGACCCCGAGACCGTCGAGGACTGGTCCCAGGGCGTGCCCCTGAAGAAGCTCCAGGCGCTCGTCGAGTACTGGCGCACCGGCTACGACTGGCGCCGCGCCGAGGCCCGGCTCAACAGCTTCCCGAACTACCGCACCCCCATCGACGGGCTCGACATCCACTTCATCCACGTGCGCTCCCAGCACGAGAATGCCCTGCCCCTCCTCCTCACCCACGGCTGGCCCGGCTCGGTCTTCGAGTTCTTCAAGTCCATTCCCCTGCTCACGGACCCCACCGCCCATGGCGGCCAGGCGGAGGACGCCTTCCACCTCATCATCCCCTCCCTTCCGGGCTACGGCTTCTCGGGCAAGCCCACGAAGACGGGCTGGAACATGGCGCGCACCGCCAAGGCCTGGGCGGAGCTGATGCACCGGCTGGGCTACACGCACTGGGTTGCCCAGGGCGGCGACTGGGGCGCGGGCGTCAGCACGGCGCTCGCCCACCTCAAGCCCAAGGGGCTGGCCGGCATCCACCTGAACATGCCGTTCGCCGTGCCGGAGAAGCTCCCCCCCGAGAACCCCACCGCCGAGGAGAAGCGCGCCATGGCGCAGCTCCACGCCTTCGACACCGATGGCTCCGGCTACTTCCGCCAGCAGACCACGCGGCCCCAGACGGTGGGCTACGGCCTGGCCGACTCTCCCGCCGGCCAGGCGGCGTGGATCTACGAGAAGTTCCAGATGTGGACCGACAACTCCGGCGAGCCCGAGTCCGTCCTCAGCCAGGACGAGATGCTCGACACCATCACGCTCTACTGGCTCACGGACACGGCGGCCTCCTCCGCGCGCATGTACTGGGAGAACGCCGGCGCCACCTTCTCGGGCGGCAAGCTCGACCTCCCCGTGGGCGCCAGCATCTTCCCGAAGGAGATCTTCCGCCTGCCCAAGCGCTGGGCCGAGCAGAGCTACTCGAAGCTCATCTACTGGAATGAAGCCGAGAAGGGCGGCCACTTCGCCGCGTTCGAGCAGCCCGAGATCTTCGTCCGCGAGCTCCGCGCCTGCTTCCGCCAGCTCCGCGCGCCCTGA
- a CDS encoding ATPase domain-containing protein, with translation MTATYKPDAKLPPPSREGLPRIPTGTPQLDAILGGGFPTHSINILLGEPGSGKTILAERLIFANAQSPQRPVLYLTTLSEPLEKVVRYLQQFEFYDEEKLTSGSIIYDSISQELEAQGIAAVVPKLKEIIKTLSPSIIVIDSFKAIHDLSASVPEMRRMLYEVSGLLTAYDTTAFLVGEYNEAQLSTYPEFAVADGMVELARRKHGTRDERYLRVLKLRGSNYLEGLHAFRINANGLEVFPRLTSPEVPLSYSLQDERLSTGVVSLDTMMQGGIRAGSSTLIQGRTGSGKTTLALQFILEGLRQGEPSLYINFQENPTQLARVIQGFGWDVAEAQRKGLHLLYHSPVELQIDSILVTLFRTIAEQNIKRVAVDSIGDLISAASDIPRLFGYLYALVQHFSVMRVASVLTMETTGMAPHPLEGQISALSDAILHLQVERLGNRSMRTLQVLKARGTDHDLNVRELRITSKGVEVV, from the coding sequence ATGACAGCGACGTACAAGCCAGATGCCAAGCTCCCCCCCCCTTCCCGGGAAGGGCTGCCGCGCATCCCCACGGGAACCCCTCAACTGGACGCCATTCTGGGCGGAGGCTTTCCCACCCACTCCATCAACATCCTCCTGGGGGAGCCGGGCAGCGGGAAGACCATCCTCGCCGAGCGGCTCATCTTCGCCAACGCCCAGTCCCCCCAGCGCCCCGTCCTCTACCTCACCACCCTCTCCGAGCCCCTGGAGAAGGTGGTGCGCTACCTCCAGCAGTTCGAGTTCTACGACGAGGAGAAGCTCACCTCGGGCAGCATCATCTACGACTCCATCTCCCAGGAGCTGGAGGCGCAGGGCATCGCGGCCGTGGTGCCCAAGCTGAAGGAGATCATCAAGACCCTGTCGCCCAGCATCATCGTCATCGACTCCTTCAAGGCCATCCATGATCTCAGCGCCTCGGTGCCGGAGATGCGGCGGATGCTGTACGAAGTCTCGGGCCTGCTCACGGCCTACGACACGACGGCGTTCCTCGTGGGGGAGTACAACGAGGCGCAGCTCTCCACCTACCCGGAGTTCGCGGTGGCCGACGGCATGGTGGAGCTGGCCCGCAGGAAGCACGGCACCCGGGATGAGCGGTACCTGCGCGTCCTCAAGCTCCGGGGCAGCAACTACCTGGAGGGGTTGCACGCCTTCCGCATCAACGCGAACGGGCTGGAGGTCTTCCCCCGGCTGACGAGTCCCGAGGTCCCCCTCTCCTACTCCCTCCAGGACGAGCGCCTGTCCACGGGGGTGGTGAGCCTGGACACGATGATGCAGGGGGGCATCCGGGCGGGCAGCTCGACCCTGATTCAGGGCCGGACGGGCTCGGGCAAGACGACGCTGGCGCTCCAGTTCATCCTGGAGGGCCTCCGGCAAGGAGAGCCCAGCCTCTACATCAACTTCCAGGAGAACCCCACCCAGCTGGCGCGGGTCATCCAAGGCTTCGGGTGGGATGTGGCCGAGGCCCAGCGCAAGGGGCTGCACCTGCTCTATCACTCCCCGGTCGAGCTGCAGATCGACAGCATCCTCGTGACGCTGTTCCGCACCATCGCGGAGCAGAACATCAAGCGCGTCGCCGTGGACTCCATTGGAGACCTCATCAGCGCGGCGAGCGACATTCCGCGCCTCTTCGGATACCTCTACGCCCTGGTCCAGCACTTCTCGGTGATGCGGGTGGCGAGCGTCCTGACGATGGAGACCACCGGCATGGCGCCCCACCCCCTGGAGGGGCAGATCAGCGCGCTGTCCGACGCCATCCTGCACTTGCAGGTGGAGCGGCTCGGCAACCGCTCCATGAGGACCCTGCAGGTGCTCAAGGCGCGCGGCACGGACCATGACCTGAACGTGCGGGAGTTGCGCATCACGTCCAAGGGCGTCGAGGTGGTGTGA
- a CDS encoding acyl-CoA carboxylase subunit beta has translation MSYDQKLLEKIAEVEKGGAEKYHAKNRETGKLFARERIRLLVDADSFVEDAKLANNEDPELPSDGVVTGLGKVAGRPVAIMANDSTVKAGSWGARTVEKILRIQETARAMRCPLFYLVDSAGARITDQIEMFPGRRGAGRIFYNEVHLSGYVPQVCLLFGPSAAGGAYIPAFCDLVIMVDGNASMYLGSPRMAEMVIGEKVTLEEMGGAKMHCSVSGCGDVLVKTEPEAIEAAKQYLSFFPENFSQLPPQVAPKAPKASGKRMEEIIPADQNKPFDMHALIQELIDEGSWFEVKKLFAQELITGLARIGGRPVGIIANQPKYKGGVLFVDSADKAARFIWLCDAFNIPLLYLADVPGFMIGTKVERAGIIRSGAKMISAVSEASVPRICVVVRKAYGAGLYAMSGPGFAPSATLALPQAMIAVMGPEAAVNAVYFNKIQEKPEAERAAYVQQLRDEYRADVDIAKLASELVVDEVVPGERLRQELDRRFELYARSNAPRQEKKHGVHPV, from the coding sequence ATGTCCTACGACCAGAAGCTTCTCGAGAAGATCGCCGAAGTAGAGAAGGGCGGCGCGGAGAAGTACCACGCGAAGAACCGCGAGACGGGCAAGCTGTTCGCGCGCGAGCGCATCCGGCTGCTCGTGGACGCGGACTCCTTCGTCGAGGATGCGAAGCTCGCCAACAACGAGGACCCGGAGCTGCCCTCCGACGGGGTGGTTACCGGCCTGGGCAAGGTGGCCGGCCGCCCCGTGGCCATCATGGCCAACGACTCCACCGTGAAGGCGGGCAGCTGGGGCGCCCGCACCGTGGAGAAGATCCTCCGCATCCAGGAGACGGCCCGCGCCATGCGCTGCCCGCTGTTCTACCTGGTGGACTCCGCCGGCGCGCGCATCACCGACCAGATCGAGATGTTCCCGGGCCGCCGGGGCGCCGGGCGCATCTTCTATAATGAGGTGCACCTGTCCGGGTACGTGCCCCAGGTGTGCCTGCTCTTCGGCCCCTCGGCGGCCGGTGGCGCCTACATCCCCGCCTTCTGCGACCTGGTCATCATGGTGGACGGCAACGCCTCCATGTACCTGGGCAGCCCGCGCATGGCGGAGATGGTCATCGGCGAGAAGGTGACGCTGGAGGAGATGGGCGGGGCGAAGATGCACTGCTCGGTGTCCGGGTGCGGCGACGTGCTGGTGAAGACGGAGCCGGAGGCCATCGAGGCCGCCAAGCAGTACCTCTCCTTCTTCCCGGAGAACTTCAGCCAGCTTCCGCCCCAGGTGGCGCCCAAGGCCCCCAAGGCGAGCGGCAAGCGGATGGAGGAGATCATCCCCGCGGACCAGAACAAGCCCTTCGACATGCACGCCCTCATCCAGGAGCTCATCGACGAGGGGAGCTGGTTCGAGGTGAAGAAGCTCTTCGCCCAGGAGCTGATTACGGGCCTGGCGCGCATCGGCGGCCGGCCCGTGGGCATCATCGCCAACCAGCCCAAGTACAAGGGCGGGGTGCTCTTCGTGGACTCGGCGGACAAGGCCGCGCGCTTCATCTGGCTGTGCGATGCCTTCAACATCCCGCTGCTCTACCTGGCGGACGTGCCGGGGTTCATGATCGGCACCAAGGTGGAGCGCGCGGGCATCATCCGCTCGGGGGCGAAGATGATCTCCGCGGTGTCCGAGGCCAGCGTGCCGCGCATCTGCGTGGTGGTGCGCAAGGCGTACGGCGCGGGGCTCTACGCCATGTCCGGCCCGGGGTTCGCCCCCAGTGCCACCCTGGCGCTGCCCCAGGCGATGATCGCCGTCATGGGCCCGGAGGCGGCCGTCAACGCCGTCTACTTCAACAAGATCCAGGAGAAGCCCGAGGCCGAGCGCGCCGCCTACGTGCAGCAGCTCCGGGACGAGTACCGGGCGGACGTGGACATCGCCAAGCTGGCCAGCGAGCTGGTGGTGGACGAGGTGGTTCCGGGCGAGCGCCTGCGCCAGGAGCTGGACCGGCGCTTCGAGCTGTACGCCCGGAGCAACGCACCGCGGCAGGAAAAGAAGCACGGCGTCCACCCGGTCTGA
- a CDS encoding YtxH domain-containing protein: MFTTKKAKMLAKSGVYRKWLAQKLINDVPRVAKNKWDDFDPDELLHMVGLTTYKPASTGIGGLGAFVIGAALGSVVALLLAPSPGVDLRTTVKDKAMGYLNKQNINLGQEKTAHA, from the coding sequence ATGTTCACGACGAAGAAGGCCAAGATGCTGGCGAAGAGCGGGGTCTACCGCAAGTGGCTGGCGCAGAAGCTGATCAACGACGTGCCGCGTGTCGCCAAGAACAAGTGGGACGACTTCGATCCGGATGAGCTGCTGCACATGGTGGGGCTCACCACCTACAAGCCTGCCTCGACGGGCATCGGCGGCCTGGGCGCGTTCGTGATTGGCGCCGCGCTGGGCAGCGTGGTGGCGCTCCTGCTGGCCCCCAGCCCGGGCGTGGACCTGCGCACCACGGTCAAGGACAAGGCCATGGGTTACCTGAACAAGCAGAACATCAACCTGGGCCAGGAGAAGACCGCCCACGCGTAG